In a single window of the Terriglobus roseus genome:
- a CDS encoding DUF5666 domain-containing protein yields the protein MSRNPWKSAVLCCAFLSAVSLSAMAQNATTGGDQQPQPDAQTGAQASAQGRGPGGPRRAGGGVRGTVTAVSGANVTVKDEAGTTWTVITTDNTRIMRSQQVTPISSVQAGDELMAMGMPDAEKHELHAMMVMDVSAADVAKARANMGKTYIVGRVTAIDDTKVTVMRTDKVSQTINLDETTSLHKGGRMNPDAMRAMGVDAGMMGGVGGGMGMGGGRRGGGQGTPGAGAPPPEAGEAITLADVKVGDSVLGIGSIKGGSFVPTDLRVQDRPMGGRRGPGGSGASPAAPPQ from the coding sequence ATGAGCCGCAATCCCTGGAAGTCTGCCGTTCTATGCTGTGCTTTTCTGTCTGCCGTAAGCCTTTCTGCCATGGCGCAGAACGCAACCACCGGGGGCGATCAGCAACCGCAGCCCGATGCCCAGACGGGTGCGCAGGCCAGTGCACAGGGCCGTGGCCCCGGCGGCCCTCGTCGCGCCGGTGGTGGCGTTCGCGGCACGGTCACAGCGGTCAGTGGCGCGAATGTCACGGTGAAGGACGAAGCCGGCACCACGTGGACTGTCATCACCACGGACAACACGCGCATCATGCGGTCGCAGCAGGTAACCCCAATCAGCAGCGTGCAGGCGGGCGATGAGCTCATGGCCATGGGCATGCCCGATGCCGAGAAGCACGAGCTGCACGCCATGATGGTGATGGATGTCAGCGCGGCCGATGTCGCCAAGGCCAGGGCCAACATGGGCAAGACTTACATCGTCGGCCGTGTCACCGCGATCGACGATACGAAGGTCACGGTGATGCGCACGGACAAGGTTTCGCAGACGATCAACCTGGACGAGACCACTTCCCTGCACAAGGGCGGCCGTATGAACCCGGACGCCATGCGAGCTATGGGAGTGGACGCGGGCATGATGGGTGGCGTGGGTGGCGGGATGGGCATGGGGGGTGGACGTCGAGGAGGTGGCCAGGGTACGCCGGGCGCCGGTGCTCCTCCACCCGAAGCAGGTGAGGCCATCACGCTTGCAGACGTGAAGGTCGGCGATAGCGTCCTTGGCATCGGTTCGATCAAGGGCGGCAGCTTCGTTCCGACGGATCTGCGTGTGCAGGACCGGCCGATGGGTGGACGCCGCGGCCCGGGTGGCAGTGGTGCATCGCCCGCAGCACCACCGCAGTAA
- a CDS encoding TonB-dependent receptor, translating to MRARRPWQRLSLSAPLLSGAMFSAAMLHAQVTTPAPDAAGPPSPTAPQSTTAPAEVQGGIITGTVTSSTTADNSGKKPTGTPLPGVTVTATNTLTGKKYTAATDITGSYRMTIPRNGRYVLRAEFAAFAPVTAEVLLNATQHEGKAEFAMELASRAAARAAAAGEGTGITALAGGLSAQALGRGLQALRASVGGDADTIASGGAGAETSALPTMASLGGADNSGSDSVAISGQGGQINGLAGFNEDDLRDRIQGAIADAQRNGGAQGDIANSIVSLIGGMATGGPGGFGGPGGGGPGGFGGGPGGGGGFGGGGFGGGGFGGRGGGGFRNFNPTAIHGNVYYTAGNGALDATQFSITGNALKPGYSTNRYGIALNGSPYIPGLTKPNTKQNLFLNWTGQRNENPVNIYATVPTLLQRTGNFNGLTQTTNGVVAPVLLYNPATGTTYGDCSSYLNPGCNVITTPLSAQAQALLQYIPTPNTTTTGTGTTAENYNYQRITTAGSNNSQISARFTRAFGASAGQGFGGGGRGGGGARGGGGQRGQGQQNVKMLRQNMSANYSYSHSASDLRGLISALDGKTESNGYNLTTGYQLSYGRLSNSFTLGWNRAHAITTNNFTYGQVDPAQAAGISIPKPVTAQAGLYNGVPGITLSNFTSVSDTQPANRLQETFSLSDVVSWRHAKHNFRFGFDLRRAHNDLIAGSNSLGQYSFTGYATKNPATGSSTSAAVSGSSFADFLLGAPQNSAIQTGAQKIYLREWVYDGYANDDFRVSSNITLNAGLRYEYFSPYIEENNRLVNLDHNADFTAFSRVTPGVTGVYSGAFPRSLVQPDRSLISPRLGIAWRPKWTKNTVIRAGYGINFNTGQYSSFANSLAYQQPFAVTQNNVAATQGCGTFTTPGTTVTNNFTLTNAFNCTSSTVLQNTFAINRAYRLGRVQAINMDIQRTLPLGTVLNIGYNGSFGSSLDLRRAPNRSATTVISNAQSIVYEDSIGESRFHSLSVNLRKRLQKGVSIQATYQYGHSIDDASSIGGTGNNTIVQNDARIDLEFGNSTFDVRHKVTGNYVFELPFGPNRLFLNKGGRLSRVMDGFSVSGNFTFATGTYATPQYQNSIAQAATGNNYTLRPDRVFLQPIAGAGTLRSWFNTAAFVSPSAAAVFGTASRNSIQLPGTISNDMSLSRTVALGDLRNFEARVTASNVFNTVQYSGINTVLNSSTFGQVTGTAAPRKLSFQARYRF from the coding sequence TTGCGCGCACGCCGTCCATGGCAGCGTCTTTCTCTGTCGGCTCCACTGCTCAGCGGCGCGATGTTCAGCGCTGCCATGCTGCACGCGCAGGTGACGACTCCGGCACCGGATGCGGCGGGACCCCCATCGCCCACGGCTCCCCAGTCGACGACCGCACCGGCCGAGGTCCAGGGCGGCATCATCACGGGTACGGTCACCAGCAGCACCACGGCAGACAACAGCGGCAAGAAGCCCACGGGAACACCGCTGCCGGGCGTGACGGTCACGGCGACGAACACTCTTACAGGTAAGAAGTACACCGCTGCGACCGACATTACGGGCAGCTACCGGATGACGATTCCGCGCAACGGGCGCTATGTGCTTCGCGCCGAGTTCGCCGCATTTGCACCCGTCACCGCAGAAGTTCTGCTGAACGCCACACAGCATGAGGGCAAGGCAGAGTTTGCGATGGAGCTGGCATCGCGCGCTGCGGCACGTGCTGCCGCAGCCGGGGAAGGCACCGGCATCACTGCTCTCGCGGGCGGATTGAGCGCACAGGCGCTGGGTCGAGGCCTGCAGGCCCTGCGTGCAAGTGTGGGGGGCGATGCCGACACAATTGCCAGCGGCGGCGCGGGCGCGGAGACCTCTGCGCTGCCCACCATGGCATCGCTTGGCGGTGCGGATAACAGTGGTTCGGATTCGGTTGCCATCAGCGGACAGGGTGGCCAGATCAACGGCCTTGCAGGCTTCAACGAAGACGACCTGCGGGACCGCATCCAGGGCGCCATTGCCGACGCGCAACGCAACGGTGGTGCGCAGGGCGACATCGCCAATTCCATCGTCAGCCTCATTGGCGGCATGGCCACGGGCGGTCCCGGAGGCTTTGGCGGACCGGGTGGCGGCGGTCCTGGAGGCTTCGGCGGCGGACCGGGTGGCGGTGGTGGTTTTGGTGGAGGGGGCTTCGGCGGGGGTGGTTTCGGCGGACGCGGCGGGGGTGGCTTCCGCAACTTCAACCCGACGGCGATCCACGGCAACGTTTACTACACGGCCGGCAACGGTGCCCTCGATGCAACGCAGTTCTCCATCACCGGCAACGCTCTGAAACCCGGCTACAGCACCAACCGCTACGGCATCGCGCTCAACGGCTCCCCGTACATCCCGGGGCTGACCAAGCCGAACACCAAGCAAAATCTCTTTCTGAACTGGACTGGCCAGCGCAACGAGAATCCGGTCAACATCTACGCGACGGTGCCCACACTGTTGCAGCGCACTGGTAACTTCAATGGCCTGACGCAGACAACCAACGGCGTCGTCGCCCCGGTGCTGCTCTACAACCCTGCTACCGGCACCACCTATGGCGACTGTTCCAGTTACCTGAATCCAGGCTGCAACGTCATCACCACGCCGCTCAGCGCGCAGGCACAGGCGCTGCTGCAGTACATCCCCACGCCGAACACGACCACCACAGGCACGGGCACTACCGCTGAGAATTACAACTACCAGCGCATCACCACGGCAGGGTCGAACAACTCGCAGATCTCTGCCCGCTTCACGCGTGCATTTGGCGCATCGGCAGGTCAGGGCTTCGGTGGTGGTGGTCGTGGGGGTGGCGGAGCCCGCGGCGGTGGTGGGCAGCGCGGCCAGGGTCAGCAGAACGTTAAGATGCTGCGTCAGAACATGAGCGCGAACTACTCCTACTCGCACTCGGCCAGTGATCTGCGTGGATTAATATCGGCGCTGGACGGTAAGACCGAGAGCAACGGCTACAACCTGACCACGGGCTACCAGCTTAGCTACGGCCGGTTGAGCAACAGCTTCACGCTTGGCTGGAACCGCGCGCACGCCATCACGACAAATAACTTTACCTACGGACAGGTGGATCCGGCACAGGCTGCTGGCATCAGCATCCCCAAGCCTGTCACAGCGCAAGCCGGTCTCTACAACGGCGTTCCGGGCATCACGCTCAGCAACTTCACCTCTGTCTCGGACACGCAGCCCGCGAACCGACTCCAGGAGACCTTCAGCCTGAGCGACGTGGTGAGCTGGCGCCACGCCAAGCACAACTTCCGTTTCGGCTTCGATCTGCGGCGCGCGCACAACGACCTGATCGCCGGCAGCAACAGCCTGGGGCAGTACAGCTTTACAGGGTACGCGACGAAGAACCCAGCCACCGGCAGCAGCACCAGCGCGGCGGTCAGTGGATCGTCCTTCGCAGATTTTCTGCTGGGTGCGCCGCAGAACTCCGCGATCCAGACAGGAGCGCAGAAGATCTACCTGCGCGAGTGGGTCTACGACGGCTATGCCAATGACGACTTCCGCGTCTCCAGCAACATCACGCTGAATGCGGGCCTGCGGTATGAGTATTTCTCACCTTATATCGAGGAAAACAATCGCCTCGTGAACCTGGATCACAATGCGGACTTCACCGCCTTCTCCCGCGTCACACCGGGTGTTACCGGCGTCTACAGCGGTGCGTTCCCGCGTTCGCTGGTGCAGCCGGATCGTTCGCTTATTTCGCCACGATTGGGCATTGCATGGCGTCCGAAGTGGACGAAGAACACCGTGATCCGGGCTGGCTATGGCATCAACTTCAACACGGGTCAGTACAGCAGCTTTGCGAATTCGCTGGCGTACCAGCAGCCCTTCGCCGTTACACAGAACAATGTCGCAGCGACGCAGGGCTGCGGCACGTTTACGACTCCAGGCACGACGGTCACAAATAACTTCACACTGACCAATGCCTTCAACTGCACCAGCAGCACGGTCCTGCAGAATACCTTCGCCATCAATCGCGCTTACCGCCTGGGCCGCGTGCAGGCCATCAACATGGATATTCAACGGACGCTGCCGTTGGGTACAGTCCTCAATATCGGCTACAACGGGTCGTTCGGCAGCAGCCTGGATCTACGCCGCGCACCGAACCGTAGCGCCACGACTGTCATCAGCAATGCGCAGTCGATCGTCTACGAAGACTCTATCGGCGAGTCGCGCTTTCATTCGCTGAGCGTCAACCTGCGCAAGCGACTGCAGAAGGGTGTCTCCATCCAGGCGACGTACCAGTACGGCCACTCCATAGACGACGCCAGTTCGATCGGCGGCACGGGGAACAACACCATCGTGCAGAACGACGCACGCATCGACCTGGAGTTCGGCAACAGCACCTTCGATGTGCGGCACAAGGTCACTGGCAACTATGTCTTTGAGTTGCCCTTCGGACCGAACCGGCTATTCCTGAACAAGGGCGGCAGGTTGTCCCGCGTGATGGACGGCTTCAGCGTGAGCGGCAACTTCACCTTTGCCACCGGCACGTATGCCACGCCGCAGTATCAGAACTCCATTGCGCAGGCCGCCACCGGCAACAACTATACGCTGCGCCCCGACCGGGTATTTTTGCAACCGATCGCAGGCGCGGGGACTCTGCGCAGCTGGTTCAACACCGCGGCGTTTGTCTCGCCGTCAGCCGCAGCGGTCTTCGGCACAGCATCGCGCAACAGCATTCAGTTGCCCGGCACCATCAGCAACGACATGTCCCTATCACGCACGGTCGCGCTGGGCGATCTGCGCAACTTTGAGGCGCGTGTCACCGCATCGAACGTCTTCAACACCGTTCAGTACAGCGGCATCAACACGGTGCTGAACTCGTCCACCTTCGGCCAGGTCACCGGCACCGCTGCACCGCGCAAACTCAGCTTTCAGGCGAGGTACAGGTTCTAA
- a CDS encoding gamma-glutamylcyclotransferase family protein translates to MKLGLFVYGTLHPDRAPAEVRHLTRQFVSLGTGTVKGRLLDLGEYPGLVFDGELESVPGEVFAIPEGPEMLRALDEYEGFTEHKDAGSLFVRELRDVRMTHGGIERHWVYRYNRQSTPS, encoded by the coding sequence ATGAAGCTCGGTTTGTTCGTCTACGGGACACTGCATCCGGACCGTGCACCGGCTGAGGTTCGCCACCTGACGCGACAGTTCGTCTCGCTCGGGACCGGCACGGTGAAGGGACGTCTGCTCGACCTGGGTGAGTATCCGGGCCTTGTCTTCGATGGAGAACTGGAATCTGTACCCGGCGAAGTGTTTGCCATTCCGGAAGGTCCAGAGATGTTGCGAGCGCTGGATGAGTACGAGGGGTTCACCGAGCACAAAGATGCCGGCAGCCTTTTCGTTCGCGAGTTACGCGATGTGAGAATGACCCACGGCGGCATCGAGCGCCACTGGGTCTACCGGTACAACCGCCAATCCACGCCTTCCTGA
- a CDS encoding DNA-3-methyladenine glycosylase family protein, with protein sequence MPRMTATRKPPYRADEAIAALSAADPKLARLIERAGPLRLRISGSLSPFEALAESIIYQQLHGKAAAAIHARMVEGFVEVCGIGVHPSPEHLLECPTQQLRSAGLSANKTLALRDLAAKTLDGTVPPLAKIRRMSDEAIIEHLTQVRGIGRWTVEMMLIFRLGRPDVFPTSDYGVRKGFALTFGKLKPTDKITPADLPKPAEMEKRAKKWHPWCSVASWYLWRACDLAKPDAAAKQPI encoded by the coding sequence ATGCCGCGCATGACTGCCACCCGCAAGCCGCCCTATCGCGCCGACGAGGCCATCGCAGCGCTCTCTGCTGCAGACCCGAAGCTGGCGCGGCTGATCGAGCGCGCCGGGCCCTTGCGGCTGCGCATCTCCGGATCCCTTTCGCCGTTTGAGGCGCTGGCCGAGTCGATCATCTATCAGCAACTCCACGGCAAAGCGGCAGCTGCTATCCACGCACGCATGGTGGAAGGCTTTGTCGAGGTCTGCGGGATCGGCGTTCACCCGTCGCCGGAACATCTGCTGGAGTGCCCGACGCAGCAGCTGCGTTCCGCAGGCCTCTCCGCGAACAAGACGCTCGCACTGCGCGACCTGGCCGCCAAGACACTCGACGGAACCGTGCCGCCGCTGGCGAAGATCCGCCGCATGAGCGATGAGGCCATCATCGAGCACCTGACGCAGGTACGCGGGATTGGCCGATGGACGGTGGAGATGATGCTGATCTTCCGCCTGGGTCGTCCGGATGTTTTCCCTACCAGCGACTACGGCGTGCGCAAGGGCTTCGCACTGACCTTCGGCAAACTGAAGCCCACGGACAAGATCACGCCCGCCGACCTGCCCAAGCCTGCGGAGATGGAGAAGCGTGCGAAGAAGTGGCACCCCTGGTGCTCGGTGGCGAGCTGGTATCTGTGGCGAGCCTGCGACCTGGCCAAGCCTGATGCGGCGGCGAAGCAGCCGATTTAA
- a CDS encoding MFS transporter: MDRRAKLPPIFLLGLTNSTYGMAGGFACVVLPEMLAAQGVSGGRIGAIVAWILLALVWSFFLSPMLDVRFSRRRYALVFAALASSGVAVTVMHHGNSFLVEMVMVATYAAASLLQAAVGGWMGSLISRQDDAKLGAWFAIGNTGAGGLMILVGGDLVFRLRPAAAAAALAAMMMLPTLIYLVVPAPGPDRRLASESFRQFFGEIVALLRRRTVLIVLVLFLMPAASFALCNILAGVGADFHASASVINFSGGIGVLLAGLAGSLAVPILARRIPLKGLYLAIGVVGALFTFGVWAMPRMPWVFALALIGENIFQASAFSVEAGIAFESIGSDNPLASTQFSLLMAASGVPITYMGLIDSHIYDLHGLTGGMLADAGISVAVCMVLGAWLIWLRGRAKQAA, translated from the coding sequence TTGGATCGCAGAGCAAAATTGCCGCCCATCTTCCTGTTGGGCCTGACGAATTCAACCTATGGCATGGCCGGCGGCTTTGCATGCGTGGTCCTGCCGGAGATGCTGGCTGCGCAGGGCGTCTCCGGTGGTCGCATCGGCGCCATCGTGGCCTGGATTCTGCTGGCACTGGTGTGGAGCTTCTTCCTCTCGCCCATGCTCGATGTCCGCTTCAGCCGGAGGCGTTACGCGCTCGTCTTCGCCGCGCTCGCATCCAGCGGCGTTGCCGTCACGGTCATGCACCACGGCAACTCCTTCCTGGTCGAGATGGTTATGGTGGCCACCTACGCCGCTGCCAGCCTGCTGCAGGCCGCCGTGGGCGGATGGATGGGGTCGTTGATCTCGCGGCAGGACGACGCAAAGCTGGGCGCATGGTTCGCCATTGGCAACACCGGCGCTGGCGGGCTGATGATCCTGGTCGGTGGCGACCTGGTCTTTCGATTGCGCCCAGCGGCGGCGGCGGCGGCGCTCGCTGCCATGATGATGCTGCCAACGCTGATCTACCTCGTCGTACCCGCGCCGGGGCCGGACCGGCGCCTAGCCAGTGAGAGCTTCCGCCAGTTCTTCGGGGAGATCGTCGCGCTTTTGCGTCGGCGCACAGTGCTGATCGTGCTGGTCCTCTTCCTGATGCCGGCAGCGTCGTTTGCGCTCTGCAACATCCTTGCTGGTGTGGGCGCAGACTTTCATGCGAGCGCGAGTGTCATCAATTTTTCCGGCGGCATCGGGGTGTTGCTTGCCGGCCTTGCGGGTAGTCTCGCCGTACCGATCCTCGCGCGTCGCATCCCGCTGAAAGGTCTCTACCTGGCCATCGGTGTGGTCGGCGCGCTCTTTACGTTCGGCGTGTGGGCGATGCCGCGCATGCCGTGGGTCTTCGCGCTTGCACTGATTGGCGAGAACATCTTCCAGGCGTCCGCGTTCTCCGTCGAGGCGGGCATCGCGTTTGAAAGCATCGGCAGCGACAACCCGCTGGCTAGTACGCAGTTCTCGCTGCTGATGGCAGCCAGCGGTGTGCCCATCACCTACATGGGGCTGATCGATTCGCACATCTATGATCTGCACGGCCTTACCGGCGGCATGCTTGCCGATGCAGGGATCAGTGTCGCCGTCTGCATGGTGCTTGGCGCATGGCTGATCTGGCTTCGCGGACGTGCCAAACAGGCAGCTTGA
- a CDS encoding OPT family oligopeptide transporter yields MATTSAPPPQTPAFRPFVPAHESRPELTFRAVLIGALFGILFGAVTVYVGLKAGLTVAASIPISVLSISILRVLGKSSILENNIVQTTGNAGQSIASGVIFTLPALIFLGFDLEYARIFALALFGGWIGVLFMIPLRRQLIVEEHGTLLYPEGTACADVLIAGERGGSFASRIFLGMGLGSLYTLFQNENLLKLWPGTPTKNFDIGDQHLLKGGSIRVDATSEYLGVGYIIGPKIAGIMLAGGVFSWLVLMPAIYFFGSHLTAPLYPGTVPIHDMSPSDLWRTYIRPMGAGAVAAAGCLTLLRTLPTIVSAVTGSLKAKKNAATTTGNTTDTIARTSHDLPNSFVYGGSVLLIIIMWAFLYFKPVPGAQVGALANLAAALLIVVFGFLFVTVSARIVGIVGSSASPVSGMTIATLMATAAIFLVQGWTAPAFGALAITIGGVVCIAASNAGDTAQDLKTGYIIGATPWKTQLAVMIGVVVSTFVIGLTLSAMNKAFESFRPMPTSATYSLSALPEGLQDKGAFTRPHISVVDPKDSSSKHEVNDATNYELINAIGSAQLEDGKYLMNRQTGKLEIQWVQGIGSEKVAAPQGRLMATVINGILSRKLPWSLVLLGVALVLAVELAGIRSLTLAVGAYLSIATTLAIFVGSIVRWMADAAVAKARARDRALALADRAVAVAPVGTTVVVRYDDAGMPVLPTVDEQEAALTNNDALTDLDNDEISPGSLFASGLIAAGGITGLLGVAVAAMESISEERGGHWLFPRFSEHNPLYRDPIAIAMFALLAFSLYYFARKPLEQG; encoded by the coding sequence ATGGCCACAACCAGCGCACCCCCGCCGCAGACCCCAGCCTTCCGACCGTTTGTCCCCGCGCACGAGTCGCGGCCAGAGCTGACGTTCCGCGCCGTGTTGATCGGCGCGCTTTTCGGCATTCTGTTCGGCGCGGTCACGGTCTACGTGGGCCTGAAGGCCGGACTGACCGTCGCGGCTTCGATCCCCATCTCGGTGCTGTCGATCTCCATCCTGCGTGTCCTGGGCAAGTCGTCGATCCTTGAAAATAACATCGTGCAGACCACCGGCAACGCCGGCCAGTCGATCGCCAGCGGCGTCATCTTTACATTGCCCGCGTTGATCTTCCTGGGCTTTGACCTGGAGTACGCACGCATCTTTGCGCTGGCACTCTTCGGTGGCTGGATCGGCGTTCTTTTCATGATTCCGCTGCGACGACAACTCATTGTCGAGGAGCACGGAACGCTCCTGTATCCCGAAGGCACGGCGTGCGCGGACGTGCTGATCGCGGGCGAGCGTGGCGGATCGTTTGCCTCACGCATCTTTCTCGGCATGGGGCTCGGGTCGCTCTACACGCTCTTCCAGAATGAGAATCTGCTCAAGCTCTGGCCCGGCACCCCGACGAAGAACTTCGACATCGGCGACCAGCACCTGCTGAAGGGCGGTTCGATTCGCGTGGATGCGACGTCGGAATACCTCGGCGTCGGCTACATCATCGGGCCAAAGATCGCGGGCATCATGCTGGCGGGCGGCGTCTTCAGCTGGCTGGTGCTGATGCCTGCCATCTACTTCTTCGGATCGCACCTGACCGCGCCGCTCTATCCCGGCACTGTGCCCATCCATGACATGAGCCCCAGCGACCTGTGGCGCACGTATATCCGCCCCATGGGCGCGGGCGCCGTGGCCGCCGCGGGCTGCCTGACGCTGTTGCGTACGCTGCCGACCATCGTGAGCGCGGTGACCGGCTCTCTCAAAGCGAAGAAGAACGCGGCGACCACCACAGGCAACACCACGGATACGATCGCACGCACCTCTCACGATCTGCCGAACAGCTTTGTCTACGGCGGATCGGTGCTGCTGATCATCATCATGTGGGCCTTCCTCTACTTCAAGCCCGTACCTGGAGCGCAGGTAGGGGCGCTGGCGAACCTGGCAGCAGCGCTGCTGATCGTTGTCTTCGGATTCCTCTTCGTCACGGTAAGCGCACGCATCGTCGGCATCGTTGGATCGTCCGCATCGCCGGTCAGTGGCATGACCATCGCGACACTCATGGCAACCGCCGCCATCTTTCTCGTGCAGGGCTGGACCGCACCCGCCTTCGGAGCGCTCGCCATCACCATCGGCGGCGTGGTCTGCATCGCTGCGAGTAACGCAGGTGATACCGCTCAGGATCTGAAGACGGGCTACATCATCGGCGCAACGCCGTGGAAGACGCAGCTCGCCGTGATGATCGGCGTGGTCGTGTCGACCTTTGTCATCGGCCTCACACTCAGCGCGATGAACAAGGCGTTTGAGAGCTTCCGTCCCATGCCCACGTCCGCGACGTATAGCCTGTCAGCACTGCCGGAAGGGCTGCAGGACAAGGGTGCTTTTACGCGCCCGCACATCAGCGTCGTCGATCCGAAGGACAGCAGCAGCAAGCACGAAGTGAATGACGCTACGAACTATGAGCTCATCAACGCCATCGGTTCCGCGCAGTTGGAAGACGGCAAGTACCTGATGAACCGGCAGACCGGCAAGCTTGAGATTCAATGGGTGCAGGGCATCGGCAGTGAAAAGGTCGCCGCTCCGCAGGGCCGCCTGATGGCCACGGTCATCAACGGCATCCTGTCGCGCAAGCTGCCCTGGTCGCTCGTGCTGCTGGGCGTCGCGCTGGTGCTGGCGGTGGAACTTGCCGGCATCCGTTCGCTCACACTGGCTGTCGGCGCGTACCTCTCCATCGCGACCACGCTCGCCATCTTCGTCGGTAGCATCGTGCGCTGGATGGCCGATGCCGCGGTCGCGAAGGCACGTGCGCGAGACCGTGCGCTGGCCCTTGCCGATCGCGCCGTTGCGGTAGCACCAGTCGGCACCACGGTCGTCGTGCGCTACGACGACGCGGGCATGCCCGTCCTCCCCACCGTCGACGAGCAGGAGGCCGCACTCACCAACAACGATGCGCTCACCGACCTGGACAATGACGAGATCAGCCCCGGCTCACTCTTCGCCAGCGGCCTCATCGCGGCAGGCGGCATCACCGGTCTGCTGGGCGTCGCGGTCGCCGCCATGGAGAGCATCTCCGAAGAGCGCGGCGGCCACTGGCTCTTCCCACGCTTCAGCGAACATAACCCGCTGTACCGGGATCCCATCGCGATCGCAATGTTCGCCCTGCTGGCCTTCTCGCTCTACTACTTCGCACGCAAGCCGCTTGAGCAGGGATGA